The bacterium genomic interval GCCCGGCGCCCCTCGCTTCAAATGCTAGCGAAAGCGAGGGTCACCGAACGGAGGGCAGGACAAAACAAATGAAAACGCCAAACAACAGAAAGGAACAAGGAAACATGAAAAACGGGGTCACAGTCAGGCAAATCTCTGAAATGAAAGCTCAGGTATCCGCCGTCGAGCTGGACAAAAGTGTGCATGCGCACACAACCATCGCGGCAATGCGCCGCCATCGCGACTTCACATCAGCAAAGGCAGGCAACACCATCGCCGCCCTGAATCTCGTCAGGGATCTTTCAAGACAGGAGCGCATCACACGCCTGGGCGAACAGCACCCCGGCGCTATGGTTGTTCCTGTTCTGGGAACAGAGCGCACGGGCATCAACATGCTTCCGCTTGCCTTCGCAAAGTTCATCGGCTCATTGGCAGGGCTCCAGATCGAAACCGGAATCGTGCAAATCAACAAAACGCATCACACGGATTCGGATGCCATGCATCGGCTCTTGAACCGTCCTGAGTTTTCCGGCACTGTTATCGCCGGTCAGGATTACATCGTCGTTGACGATGTCATCACGAGCGGTTCAACTGTTCAGGCCTTGCGCCTGTTCATCGAATCGCACGGGGGGAGGGTGGTTGCCTTCTCTGCCCTGGCCGGAAGTTTTTCAATCATCACAGGTTCATCTCTCGAAATCGATCTCACCAAGGAAACAATCAATGCCCTCGACACCAAATTCGGACTCAACGCCTTTGCCTCATTCATCCGCCAAGCCGGCATCGCCCAAACACCGGAAGAACTCACAAACAGTCAGGCCCGTTATCTCCTCTCCTTCGGAACTCTTAACAGCATCCGAACTCGAATTGCTCCGCAGCACCATCAGTTCAGCTTCCAAACAACTCGATCAACTCCTCAAAACCAAATGAACCTTGCCTTTGCCTGATCCGTCAGGCCAGAGCGCCCCCGCCGTGCTACGCACGGCGACGGGGCCCCACCTATTGTCTCCACGGAAATTGGGGCCCCCACCGCGTGTGCCACGCCGTGCCTGTTATTTCCTGAACGATATTTCACCAAAGTCTATGTAATTACTTCAGATTCAGTCGGTTTTGCCAAAAACCCGTTTTGCTCTTTTTTGACATCCAAGTGTAAGACGCCGTTCAATTTGCATCGAATCTCACGCAAACGTGCCCGCTTTGGGGCTGTTACGTCCCGAATCCAGATCAAAATCAACTCCTCTTCCCGCCGTAAGTCCTCAAGTGTTTGACGTTTCATTCTCTTTTATGCTCCGAGTTTTTTCTCCGTGATTGTTTAGCCGCCTTCTCGCCAAACAGTGCCGTCAGTGCCGGCCATTTCTTCATTGCCCGCCAGAGACGTACTTCGACGCCGGCGACGGTAATCCCTTGCAGCGCCGCAATGTCCTTAAATGACATTCCCGCGAATCGCCAGCACACGACATCCCTGATCTCTGGGGGCAGGCGCAGGAACTCCACCATTGCTTCCCTCATGACCGATATCGGCAAACGGTCTTCTGGTTCCTCGAAACTGAATTCCGGCTTCTGGGATGCGGTCTCCCGCTTCGCGTCGTACTCGAGCGTGAATTCCGAATACTCCTTCAGTTCGCACTTGAAGCATGGCGTCTTCTCAAACGGCACGCGCGCTAGTCTTCTTTTCTGTATCGCCTCACGATGCTCACACTTGTGACATTCCATTACCGTTCTCCTCTGCTGACCTGCCAACTGCCTGCTGACTTCTTTGCCCATACCCAGATGATCCAGGGGAATTCCACTTTTGCCTGATCAAAGGCGAGGCGTGCCCGTTGCTCACTCCCAAGGGCGTAGCCACCCTTGACTTCGTGGCACTCGATCTTTCCAGCGTCGTTGAAGACCACCCAGTCGGGGGTGTACCTGTGACCGTTCGCCATCCGGAAGGTCAGGGCTTCGTATCGGGCATCCATCCCGCGAAGCTGTGTCGCCCGGTAATCGGATTCCGTTTTGTTCGGCTCCCGCTGCCCACGCTTGCCGCGATCGGCGGCAGGGACAGGTGTCGGGGTAGGAGGCGACTCCGGAACGTTTATTCGGGATCCTGCCGGCTTGGCGTAACTCTCGAGCTGGGCTCGAGCTTGCGCTTGGAGACGGAGGGGGAGGTCTTCGATCTTAAAGCCCATGGTCTATCCTTTTCCGTCGGGGGGTTATCCTTACGTGTTACGCCTTTCGCGCCCCCCCCCGACTAATCAAACTCAATCTCAAAGCGATGTGACCCCGATCGGGTTGTGATCGGGTCGCGATCGGGGGGCGATCGGGGGGCGATTGCCACCCCATCGCCTTGCGTTTCCGATTTTTCCTGCCTGAGAACACATCTCTCGATAAGATTTCTGATCCGCGCGACATGACAGTAACTTGTCGTTATAGAGCCGCCCGTTTTCGGCTCTGAA includes:
- a CDS encoding phosphoribosyltransferase, which produces MKNGVTVRQISEMKAQVSAVELDKSVHAHTTIAAMRRHRDFTSAKAGNTIAALNLVRDLSRQERITRLGEQHPGAMVVPVLGTERTGINMLPLAFAKFIGSLAGLQIETGIVQINKTHHTDSDAMHRLLNRPEFSGTVIAGQDYIVVDDVITSGSTVQALRLFIESHGGRVVAFSALAGSFSIITGSSLEIDLTKETINALDTKFGLNAFASFIRQAGIAQTPEELTNSQARYLLSFGTLNSIRTRIAPQHHQFSFQTTRSTPQNQMNLAFA
- a CDS encoding sigma factor-like helix-turn-helix DNA-binding protein, coding for MECHKCEHREAIQKRRLARVPFEKTPCFKCELKEYSEFTLEYDAKRETASQKPEFSFEEPEDRLPISVMREAMVEFLRLPPEIRDVVCWRFAGMSFKDIAALQGITVAGVEVRLWRAMKKWPALTALFGEKAAKQSRRKNSEHKRE